One genomic segment of Lysobacter sp. 5GHs7-4 includes these proteins:
- a CDS encoding GspH/FimT family pseudopilin, with protein MSKISANRGFTLMELMIAIAVLGVLLALAWPSFTEALNNNRLATASNSMIAGVNLARSEAMRSNRAGGVCPSADGATCGNNWSAGWLVWNDANVDGAKAADEPAIRYFQGNPAQVALASAGAAVPVIVFDRRGRMTAPAANAIFTSHSVDCAAGAANKQRRLTVSRAGQVRIQKESCS; from the coding sequence ATGTCCAAGATAAGTGCCAATCGGGGCTTCACCCTGATGGAATTGATGATTGCGATCGCCGTCCTCGGCGTGTTGCTGGCCTTGGCGTGGCCGTCCTTCACCGAGGCCTTGAACAACAACCGTCTGGCCACGGCGTCCAATTCGATGATCGCCGGCGTCAATCTGGCCCGCAGCGAGGCCATGCGCAGCAACCGCGCCGGCGGCGTCTGCCCCAGTGCCGACGGCGCCACCTGCGGCAACAACTGGAGCGCCGGCTGGCTGGTCTGGAACGACGCCAACGTCGACGGCGCCAAGGCCGCCGACGAACCGGCGATCCGCTACTTCCAGGGCAATCCGGCGCAGGTGGCCCTGGCCTCGGCCGGCGCCGCGGTGCCGGTGATCGTCTTCGACCGCCGCGGCCGCATGACCGCGCCGGCGGCGAACGCCATCTTCACCTCGCACTCCGTGGACTGCGCCGCCGGTGCGGCCAACAAGCAGCGCCGCCTGACGGTCAGCCGTGCGGGCCAGGTGCGCATCCAGAAGGAAAGCTGCTCATGA
- the uvrB gene encoding excinuclease ABC subunit UvrB, giving the protein MNELIHPAGFQLVAPYSPAGDQPLAIERLVAGFDNGLAQQTLLGVTGSGKTYTIANVIQSVQKPTLVMAPNKTLAAQLYGEFKAFFPHNAVEYFVSYYDYYQPEAYVPSSDTFIEKDSSVNEHIEQMRLSATKALLERRDTIIVCTVSAIYGLGDPNEYFRMVLHMVRGERIDQRELIRRLTEMQYARNDTELRRGTYRVRGEVIDVHPAESEMEAVRVELFDGEIENLTAFDPLTGESLRKLPRFTIYPKSHYVTTRRTVLDAIDAIKDELRVRLEQLYAQNKLVEAQRLAQRTQFDLEMLAEVGYCNGIENYSRHLTGHMPGEPPPCLFDYLAPDALLVVDESHVTVPQIGAMYKGDRSRKETLVEFGFRLPSALDNRPLKFEEWEGRSPRAIFVSATPGPYELNKSEGQITELVVRPTGLIDPVVEIRPVGTQVDDVLSEINERVALGDRVLITTLTKRMAENLTEYLGEHGVRVRYLHSDVDTVERVEIIRDLRLGKFDVLVGINLLREGLDMPEVSLVAILDADKEGFLRSTGSLIQTIGRAARNVRGKAILYADKITRSMQAAIDETDRRRARQVEYNAEHGITPKSVAKAVVDLFEGARADPSETARGRGKTRKVADTLADYAALSPAQFSAKIKALEQQMYQHARDLEFEEAAAVRDQLRKLKDAGFAA; this is encoded by the coding sequence ATGAACGAACTCATTCATCCCGCTGGTTTCCAACTGGTCGCGCCGTATTCGCCGGCTGGCGACCAACCCCTCGCGATCGAACGGCTGGTCGCCGGATTCGACAACGGACTGGCGCAGCAGACCCTGTTGGGCGTGACCGGTTCGGGCAAGACCTACACCATCGCCAACGTGATCCAGTCGGTGCAGAAGCCGACCCTGGTGATGGCGCCGAACAAGACCCTGGCCGCGCAGCTGTACGGCGAGTTCAAGGCGTTCTTCCCGCACAACGCGGTCGAGTACTTCGTCAGCTACTACGACTACTACCAGCCCGAGGCCTACGTTCCCTCCAGCGACACCTTCATCGAGAAGGACAGCTCGGTGAACGAACACATCGAGCAGATGCGTTTGTCGGCGACCAAGGCGCTGCTGGAACGCCGCGACACCATCATCGTGTGCACGGTCTCGGCGATCTACGGCCTGGGCGATCCCAACGAATACTTCCGCATGGTGCTGCACATGGTGCGCGGCGAGCGCATCGACCAGCGCGAGCTGATCCGCCGCCTGACCGAGATGCAGTACGCGCGCAACGACACCGAACTGCGCCGCGGCACCTATCGGGTGCGCGGCGAGGTCATCGACGTGCATCCGGCCGAATCGGAGATGGAGGCGGTGCGGGTCGAACTGTTCGACGGCGAGATAGAAAACCTGACCGCGTTCGATCCGCTCACCGGCGAGAGCCTGCGCAAGCTGCCGCGTTTCACCATCTATCCCAAATCGCATTACGTGACCACGCGCCGCACCGTGCTGGACGCGATCGACGCGATCAAGGACGAGTTGCGGGTGCGCCTGGAGCAGCTGTACGCGCAGAACAAGCTGGTCGAGGCGCAGCGCCTGGCCCAGCGCACCCAGTTCGATCTGGAGATGCTGGCCGAAGTCGGCTACTGCAACGGCATCGAGAACTACTCGCGCCATCTGACCGGGCACATGCCCGGCGAGCCGCCGCCGTGTCTGTTCGACTATCTCGCTCCGGACGCGCTGCTGGTGGTGGACGAGTCGCACGTGACCGTGCCGCAGATCGGCGCGATGTACAAAGGCGACCGTTCGCGCAAGGAAACCCTGGTCGAATTCGGTTTCCGCCTGCCGTCGGCGCTGGACAACCGGCCGCTGAAGTTCGAGGAATGGGAAGGCCGTTCGCCGCGCGCGATCTTCGTCTCGGCCACGCCCGGCCCTTACGAGTTGAACAAGTCCGAAGGCCAGATCACCGAACTGGTGGTGCGCCCGACCGGCCTGATCGATCCGGTGGTGGAGATCCGCCCGGTCGGCACCCAGGTCGACGACGTGCTGAGCGAGATCAACGAGCGCGTCGCCTTGGGCGACCGCGTGCTGATCACCACCCTGACCAAGCGCATGGCCGAGAATCTCACCGAGTACCTGGGCGAGCACGGCGTGCGCGTGCGCTACCTGCATTCGGACGTGGACACGGTGGAGCGCGTGGAGATCATCCGCGACCTGCGCCTGGGCAAGTTCGACGTGCTGGTGGGCATCAACCTGCTGCGCGAGGGCCTGGACATGCCGGAGGTGTCGCTGGTGGCGATTCTGGACGCGGACAAGGAGGGTTTCCTGCGTTCGACCGGTTCGCTGATCCAGACCATCGGCCGCGCCGCGCGCAACGTGCGCGGCAAGGCGATCCTGTACGCCGACAAGATCACCCGTTCGATGCAGGCGGCGATCGACGAGACCGACCGCCGCCGCGCGCGCCAGGTCGAGTACAACGCCGAGCACGGCATCACCCCGAAATCGGTGGCCAAGGCGGTGGTGGACCTGTTCGAGGGCGCGCGCGCCGATCCGTCGGAGACCGCGCGCGGGCGCGGCAAGACGCGCAAGGTCGCCGACACCCTGGCCGACTACGCCGCGCTCAGCCCGGCCCAGTTCTCGGCCAAGATCAAGGCGCTGGAGCAGCAGATGTACCAGCACGCGCGCGACCTGGAGTTCGAGGAGGCCGCGGCGGTGCGCGACCAGCTGCGCAAGCTCAAGGACGCGGGTTTCGCGGCCTGA
- a CDS encoding PilW family protein: MTRQSHISERSQQGLSLVELMVALAIGMILMLGLVQVMSASRSAYRLAEGIGRAQENARFAMDSLERDLRMAGHLGCVNDTALLQAAVPAEEGLNLLFLNQADRIAGNFQNAPYMLRFDVGMQGFEAVSTSPGDTINLATGAPVLGNVNQWNPALPAEIGGLQPVAGSDILVLRYFWPIGTAMTNFTGGDPTSTVTPATTDVTTGGSGLFGIGDCRRASVFAGAVNPGTGAITVNSAADPLNRSNFMGDRDFYDATKSTLYRAEVVVYFVGIGAGTGNTGTTGPSLYRARFVRNAAGGLDAAGADRREELVEGVESLQLLYGQDRVVAANQPPSGYVTTSWTANQVGGGVANPNGNNAALWRRIGTVQVGLVMRSSEGAVSAQMDPAVQRMSVLGTLVTPQNDGFYRTVYETTVAQRNRLFEN; the protein is encoded by the coding sequence ATGACTCGTCAATCGCATATTTCCGAGCGCTCCCAGCAGGGTCTGTCGCTGGTCGAGCTGATGGTCGCGCTGGCGATCGGCATGATCCTGATGCTGGGCCTGGTGCAGGTGATGTCGGCCTCGCGCTCGGCCTACCGCCTGGCCGAGGGCATCGGCCGCGCGCAGGAGAACGCGCGCTTCGCCATGGATTCGCTGGAACGCGACCTGCGCATGGCCGGGCACCTGGGCTGCGTCAACGACACCGCGCTGCTGCAGGCGGCGGTGCCGGCCGAGGAAGGCCTGAACCTGCTGTTCCTGAATCAGGCCGACCGCATCGCCGGAAACTTCCAGAACGCGCCCTACATGCTGCGCTTCGACGTCGGCATGCAGGGGTTCGAGGCGGTCAGCACCTCGCCGGGTGACACCATCAACCTCGCCACCGGCGCGCCGGTGCTGGGCAACGTGAACCAGTGGAATCCGGCGCTGCCGGCCGAGATCGGCGGTCTGCAGCCGGTGGCGGGCAGCGACATCCTGGTGCTGCGCTATTTCTGGCCGATCGGCACGGCCATGACCAACTTCACCGGCGGCGATCCGACCAGCACGGTCACGCCGGCGACCACCGACGTCACCACCGGCGGCTCCGGTCTGTTCGGTATCGGCGACTGCCGGCGCGCCAGCGTGTTTGCCGGCGCGGTGAACCCCGGCACCGGCGCCATCACCGTGAACTCGGCGGCCGACCCGCTGAACCGCTCCAACTTCATGGGCGATCGCGACTTCTACGACGCCACCAAGTCGACCTTGTACCGCGCCGAAGTCGTGGTCTATTTCGTCGGCATCGGCGCCGGCACCGGCAATACCGGCACCACCGGCCCCTCGCTGTATCGCGCGCGCTTCGTGCGCAATGCCGCCGGCGGCCTGGACGCGGCTGGCGCAGACCGCCGCGAAGAACTGGTCGAAGGCGTGGAATCGCTGCAGCTGCTGTACGGCCAGGACCGCGTCGTGGCCGCCAACCAGCCGCCCAGCGGTTACGTCACCACCAGCTGGACCGCCAACCAGGTCGGCGGCGGCGTGGCCAATCCCAACGGCAACAACGCCGCGCTGTGGCGCCGCATCGGCACGGTCCAGGTCGGCCTGGTGATGCGCAGTTCCGAGGGCGCCGTGTCGGCGCAGATGGACCCGGCGGTGCAGCGCATGTCGGTGCTGGGCACGCTGGTGACCCCGCAGAACGACGGCTTCTACCGCACCGTCTACGAAACCACCGTTGCCCAGCGCAACCGCCTGTTCGAAAACTGA
- a CDS encoding PilC/PilY family type IV pilus protein, which translates to MNANRILLTVAATGLVVLGIRTPFLSANTTTQGAGTLAQAPLNLGGDGVPPAFMMAVDDSGSMTFQTMFPGQDGEVCFGRDSSSEPYGLFYTTGANAGKPRTDGGCDHFYLLPGPRAGGGFLGLPPLDSLGAARSPDYNPSFYDPNVKYEAWLTSSMPPTKVPYDYSVANPNGNASVAATKIDPRNTGTVNLAANRYTTAEIFTMRNGMFMPAGTNYQIVNGNSFTVGTGGQTWNGGTTTVYMQYYPATFYLKTTTPAAEQPVGYKTDATSRPVISNACGTGCNLWKYTIAAGNFDTTANFNAQLQNFANWFSYYGNRNRAMVAGMSRSLADIKDMRVGFFPINSNGSFNDPIGNANERVYMQDMSVQARRDDLYTNGVFALGASGGTPNRQAVSAAASQFRRTDAVADGKGGAPVQRVCQKNAVMLFTDGYSNGGTITTGNIDGNMGAPFADSNSDTMADIVSQYYLGTEAGGVVPLRTDGNFALGANGGRVPVPDECKNASPSKKLDCERRLHINFYGITLGARGTIFNPDVAQDPFVTNPAWPGWQNDNPTTVDDIWHASVNTRGEYINARTPADITAAMRRVLASVAGGASPSGSTGLSGARISANSLSVVPFYESKNNNTDWYSRLNGSSVSVNAAGQIVFTAKWEASAQLARTGRNLLFGTTTGGAIKPVVKSFSSGNLGDVFTTLCSDTLATCTKAAVTTLGVSESEAVAYLAGQDTGEKKNGGKLRDRTTRLGDIINSSPVVSSGFDNYGYTTLRGNNATDYDPYNYEAYLTAKKTRLPMVYVGANDGMLHGIRGDDGGESFGYIPSTSVSHMGNLLFPYDPDRKGDQIFQHRYFVDGPVTVSDAYSGTGWSTVLVGASGAGGRSVFGLNVTDPSLFNSGSVLWEVNDKVTGTTGQRIGHVLGKPLVVPVRTSAGTRWKAIFGNGYGSISGKASLFVVDVLDGTVVTIEVAEAAGTGVPTDPNGMGNVMALDRYVYDAAGGGTFTAGSDGYVDTVYGGDLHGNIWKFDLRTNTVAFGADKPFFTAKDANGKRQPITGGLNAVAGPSSGVMILFGTGAYSFGGDSDNKDMQSVYGVVDNGTRVTAARATALVQQVLSNDTNDGIREVTQNSVNFLTKSGWFLDLAVKTGAAAPVQTGERMVGRPRIQDGTFFFPTFEPIVSSSANAAETGCAAGGTNWLYGLSALSGSAYMSSVRPGSPTADPMSGNSGALKLDADTSGPITDVNIFSPPPPPDLPANATAAEIAARLGMPACSRIVQAAGGPPLYKWGMCGRQSWRQVR; encoded by the coding sequence ATGAACGCGAACCGCATCCTTCTTACCGTCGCCGCGACCGGCTTGGTCGTGCTCGGCATCCGCACGCCGTTCCTGAGCGCCAACACCACCACTCAGGGTGCCGGCACGCTCGCCCAGGCGCCGTTGAACCTGGGCGGCGACGGCGTGCCGCCGGCCTTCATGATGGCGGTGGACGACTCGGGCTCGATGACGTTCCAGACCATGTTCCCGGGTCAGGACGGCGAGGTCTGTTTCGGCCGCGACAGCAGCAGCGAGCCCTACGGCCTGTTCTACACCACCGGCGCCAATGCCGGTAAGCCGCGCACCGACGGCGGCTGCGACCACTTCTATCTGTTGCCCGGCCCGCGCGCGGGCGGCGGCTTCCTTGGCCTGCCGCCGCTGGATTCGCTGGGCGCGGCGCGTTCGCCGGACTACAACCCCTCGTTCTACGACCCGAACGTCAAGTACGAAGCCTGGCTGACCTCGTCGATGCCGCCGACCAAGGTGCCGTACGACTACAGCGTGGCCAACCCGAACGGCAACGCCTCGGTCGCGGCCACCAAGATCGACCCGCGCAACACCGGCACGGTCAACCTGGCGGCCAACCGCTACACCACGGCCGAAATCTTCACGATGCGCAACGGCATGTTCATGCCGGCCGGCACCAACTATCAGATCGTCAACGGCAACTCCTTCACCGTGGGCACCGGCGGCCAGACCTGGAACGGCGGCACCACCACCGTGTACATGCAGTACTACCCGGCGACCTTCTACTTGAAGACGACCACGCCGGCGGCCGAGCAGCCGGTGGGTTACAAGACCGACGCCACGTCGCGCCCGGTGATTTCCAACGCCTGCGGCACCGGCTGCAACCTGTGGAAGTACACCATCGCCGCGGGCAACTTCGACACCACCGCGAACTTCAACGCGCAGCTGCAGAACTTCGCCAACTGGTTCAGCTATTACGGCAACCGCAACCGCGCGATGGTGGCGGGCATGAGCCGTTCGCTGGCCGACATCAAGGACATGCGCGTCGGCTTCTTCCCGATCAACTCCAACGGCAGCTTCAACGACCCGATCGGCAACGCCAACGAACGCGTCTACATGCAGGACATGAGCGTGCAGGCCCGTCGCGACGACCTGTATACCAACGGCGTGTTCGCGCTCGGCGCCAGCGGCGGCACGCCGAACCGCCAGGCGGTCAGCGCGGCGGCCAGCCAGTTCCGGCGTACCGACGCGGTCGCCGACGGCAAGGGCGGCGCTCCGGTCCAGCGCGTTTGCCAGAAGAACGCGGTGATGCTGTTCACCGACGGCTACAGCAACGGCGGCACCATCACCACCGGCAACATCGACGGCAACATGGGCGCGCCGTTCGCCGACAGCAACTCCGACACCATGGCCGACATCGTCAGCCAGTACTACCTCGGCACCGAGGCCGGCGGCGTGGTGCCGCTGCGCACCGACGGCAACTTCGCACTCGGCGCCAACGGCGGCCGCGTGCCGGTGCCCGACGAGTGCAAGAACGCCTCGCCCAGCAAGAAGCTGGATTGCGAACGCCGCCTGCACATCAATTTCTACGGCATCACCCTGGGCGCGCGCGGCACCATCTTCAATCCCGACGTCGCGCAGGATCCGTTCGTGACCAATCCGGCCTGGCCCGGCTGGCAGAACGACAACCCGACCACCGTCGACGATATCTGGCACGCCTCGGTCAACACCCGTGGCGAGTACATCAACGCCCGCACGCCGGCCGACATCACCGCCGCCATGCGCCGCGTGCTGGCCTCGGTCGCCGGCGGCGCCAGCCCGTCGGGCAGCACCGGCCTGAGCGGCGCGCGCATCTCGGCCAATTCGCTGTCGGTGGTGCCGTTCTACGAATCCAAGAACAACAACACCGACTGGTACAGCCGCCTCAACGGCTCTTCGGTGAGCGTGAACGCCGCCGGCCAGATCGTCTTCACCGCCAAGTGGGAGGCCAGCGCGCAGCTGGCGCGTACCGGCCGCAACCTGCTGTTCGGTACGACCACCGGCGGCGCGATCAAGCCGGTGGTGAAGTCGTTCTCGTCCGGCAATCTAGGCGACGTGTTCACGACCCTGTGTTCGGACACGCTGGCGACCTGCACCAAGGCGGCGGTGACCACGCTGGGCGTGAGCGAATCCGAAGCCGTGGCCTACCTGGCCGGCCAGGACACGGGCGAGAAGAAGAACGGCGGCAAGCTGCGCGACCGCACCACCCGCCTGGGCGACATCATCAATTCGTCGCCGGTGGTGTCGTCGGGTTTCGACAACTACGGCTACACCACGCTGCGCGGCAACAACGCCACCGACTACGACCCGTACAACTACGAAGCCTACCTGACGGCGAAGAAGACCCGCCTGCCGATGGTCTACGTCGGCGCCAACGACGGCATGCTGCACGGCATCCGTGGCGACGACGGCGGCGAGTCGTTCGGCTACATCCCGTCGACCTCCGTCAGTCACATGGGCAACCTGCTGTTCCCGTACGACCCGGACCGCAAGGGCGATCAGATCTTCCAGCACCGCTACTTTGTCGACGGCCCGGTCACCGTGTCCGACGCCTACAGCGGCACCGGCTGGTCCACCGTCCTGGTCGGCGCCTCAGGCGCGGGCGGACGCAGCGTGTTCGGCCTCAACGTGACCGATCCCAGCCTGTTCAACTCCGGCAGCGTGCTGTGGGAGGTCAACGACAAGGTCACCGGCACCACCGGCCAACGCATCGGTCACGTGCTGGGCAAGCCGCTGGTCGTGCCGGTGCGCACCTCGGCCGGCACCCGCTGGAAGGCGATCTTCGGCAACGGCTACGGCAGCATCAGCGGCAAGGCGTCGCTGTTCGTGGTCGACGTGCTCGACGGTACCGTGGTCACCATCGAAGTCGCCGAAGCCGCCGGCACCGGCGTGCCCACCGATCCCAACGGCATGGGCAACGTGATGGCGCTGGACCGTTACGTCTACGACGCGGCCGGTGGCGGCACCTTCACCGCCGGCAGCGACGGCTACGTCGACACCGTCTACGGCGGCGATCTGCACGGCAACATCTGGAAGTTCGACCTGCGCACCAACACGGTCGCGTTCGGCGCCGACAAGCCCTTCTTCACCGCCAAGGACGCCAACGGCAAGCGCCAGCCCATCACCGGCGGCCTCAACGCCGTGGCTGGTCCGTCCAGCGGCGTGATGATCCTGTTCGGTACCGGTGCTTATTCCTTCGGTGGCGACTCCGACAACAAGGACATGCAGTCGGTCTACGGCGTGGTCGACAACGGCACCCGCGTCACCGCGGCGCGCGCCACCGCGCTGGTCCAGCAGGTGCTCAGCAACGACACCAACGACGGCATCCGCGAGGTCACGCAGAACTCGGTGAACTTCCTGACCAAGTCCGGCTGGTTCCTGGACCTGGCGGTGAAGACCGGCGCGGCGGCGCCCGTGCAGACCGGCGAGCGCATGGTCGGACGTCCGCGCATCCAGGACGGCACCTTCTTCTTCCCGACCTTCGAACCTATCGTTTCCAGCAGCGCCAACGCGGCCGAGACCGGCTGCGCGGCGGGCGGCACCAACTGGCTCTATGGCCTGAGCGCACTCAGCGGCAGCGCCTACATGAGCAGCGTGCGGCCTGGGTCGCCCACGGCCGATCCGATGTCCGGCAACTCCGGCGCCTTGAAGCTGGACGCCGACACCAGCGGTCCGATCACCGACGTGAACATCTTCAGCCCGCCGCCGCCGCCGGATCTGCCGGCCAACGCGACCGCCGCGGAGATCGCTGCGCGTCTGGGCATGCCGGCTTGTTCGCGCATCGTCCAGGCCGCCGGTGGCCCGCCGCTGTACAAGTGGGGCATGTGCGGACGTCAGTCGTGGCGTCAGGTCCGTTAA
- a CDS encoding GspH/FimT family pseudopilin: protein MNTGQRRRARGHAAVEYLLGLGLLSGGLGLGAPLIEDAPERHTLSSTLHSFGADVAYARDAAATLRTQVVLCPRAADGRCRPNGRWESGWLVFVDRDGDRRPDDDAPLREVVFARPTLSLRSTYGRPLLRYGRGSNDPGRGQLLLACRGDALLGALRIDAAGRARTTLPKHPSRCPPP from the coding sequence ATGAACACAGGACAACGGCGGCGTGCGCGCGGCCATGCGGCAGTGGAGTATTTGCTCGGCCTGGGCCTGCTCAGCGGCGGTCTCGGCCTGGGTGCGCCGCTCATCGAGGACGCACCGGAGCGCCATACGCTGTCCAGCACCCTGCACTCCTTCGGCGCCGACGTCGCCTATGCCAGAGATGCGGCCGCGACCCTGCGGACTCAAGTCGTGCTGTGCCCACGCGCCGCGGACGGCCGCTGCCGTCCGAACGGGCGCTGGGAATCGGGCTGGCTGGTGTTCGTGGACCGCGACGGCGATCGCCGCCCCGACGACGACGCGCCGCTGCGTGAGGTCGTGTTCGCGCGCCCCACGCTCAGCCTGCGCTCCACGTACGGCCGCCCACTGCTGCGCTACGGCCGCGGCAGCAATGATCCCGGCCGCGGCCAACTGCTGCTGGCCTGCCGCGGCGACGCCCTGCTCGGCGCCCTGCGCATCGACGCCGCGGGCCGGGCGCGCACCACGCTGCCCAAACACCCCTCACGCTGCCCGCCGCCGTGA
- a CDS encoding serine protease has product MSNDLSWMKCIGTGFFVSCSGLLVTAAHVIADPIESDYAASREVSNSTWQSDAVTLGVMIPTNPIMEASGYVFRHLEWATFLAEKTDSPLPFRRSHLKLNADIAICKVRQPDARVPYQPLALIQKGIRGFGAVIGKNATAIGYGEMKDHIQLKIDGDQVHCDLPFQLNISTGVILEHFADNAISRASPSPGPCFSASLPLPPGMSGSPIFDHEGIYVHGVASMGLSDSDGPTDHGYGSMLSHAIQLPIPGLAGSSLADVTRAGRDGMMIMHGPGDM; this is encoded by the coding sequence ATGTCGAACGATCTGTCGTGGATGAAGTGCATCGGCACAGGGTTCTTCGTTAGCTGCTCTGGGCTACTCGTTACCGCAGCACACGTGATCGCCGACCCAATCGAGAGTGACTATGCAGCATCCCGAGAAGTGTCCAATTCCACGTGGCAATCAGATGCCGTGACACTTGGGGTGATGATCCCTACGAACCCCATCATGGAAGCTAGTGGATATGTCTTTCGTCACCTTGAGTGGGCCACCTTTCTAGCTGAAAAGACCGACTCTCCGCTTCCTTTCCGGCGTTCGCACCTCAAGCTAAACGCGGACATTGCCATTTGCAAAGTCCGACAACCAGATGCGCGAGTCCCGTATCAGCCTTTGGCCCTAATTCAGAAGGGAATCCGAGGTTTTGGAGCCGTCATTGGAAAGAATGCTACCGCTATTGGCTACGGCGAGATGAAAGATCACATCCAGCTCAAGATTGATGGGGATCAAGTTCATTGCGACCTTCCGTTTCAGCTAAACATTTCAACAGGCGTCATACTGGAACACTTTGCAGACAACGCCATTAGTCGCGCATCACCCTCTCCCGGCCCTTGCTTTTCCGCATCTCTGCCGCTGCCACCTGGCATGAGCGGCAGCCCGATCTTTGATCATGAGGGAATCTATGTGCATGGTGTCGCGAGCATGGGCTTGTCGGATTCCGATGGCCCCACGGACCATGGCTATGGCTCAATGCTATCCCATGCAATTCAACTGCCAATTCCCGGGCTGGCGGGCAGCAGCCTTGCCGACGTCACGCGGGCAGGCAGAGACGGCATGATGATCATGCATGGTCCAGGAGACATGTAG
- a CDS encoding type IV pilin protein, which yields MNRSNAIRGFTLIELMIAIAIVGILVAVAVPAYQDSVRKARRGQAKADLVEIAQLAERFRTVNSTYVGFALPAGMNVSPRQGTAYYNIAIANQTVNTFTLTATPQGPQTQDTLCGSLGLNAAGVKTAATSDIARCW from the coding sequence ATGAATCGTTCCAACGCCATCCGAGGCTTCACCCTGATCGAGCTGATGATCGCGATCGCGATCGTCGGCATCCTGGTCGCCGTCGCCGTCCCCGCGTACCAGGACAGCGTGCGCAAGGCCCGTCGCGGCCAGGCCAAGGCCGATCTGGTCGAGATCGCCCAGCTCGCCGAGCGTTTCCGCACGGTCAACAGTACCTACGTGGGCTTCGCGCTCCCGGCCGGCATGAACGTCTCGCCGCGCCAGGGCACCGCGTACTACAACATCGCCATCGCCAACCAGACCGTCAACACCTTCACTCTGACGGCCACGCCGCAAGGGCCGCAGACGCAGGACACCCTGTGCGGCAGCCTGGGGCTCAACGCCGCCGGCGTGAAAACGGCGGCGACTTCGGATATCGCGCGCTGCTGGTAA
- a CDS encoding PilX N-terminal domain-containing pilus assembly protein, whose translation MTRSGFHGPRKQRGAALYVALIFLIILALLGITGMQVATMQERMSANYLATNVAFQRAEALAREGEAQANASARREDCGNFDPAVFGQQAAIQPAGSPETPVRVRNIDQCIGGGQLNIGEFPASEKVFQPFRITAYRGDRASEPSSDAVVDTIFIGR comes from the coding sequence ATGACCCGTTCCGGATTCCACGGTCCGCGCAAGCAACGAGGCGCCGCCCTCTACGTCGCGCTGATCTTCCTGATCATCCTGGCCCTGCTCGGCATCACGGGCATGCAGGTGGCGACCATGCAGGAGCGCATGTCGGCCAACTATCTGGCCACCAACGTGGCGTTCCAGCGCGCCGAAGCGCTGGCGCGCGAAGGCGAGGCGCAGGCCAACGCATCGGCGCGCCGCGAGGACTGCGGCAATTTCGATCCGGCCGTCTTCGGCCAGCAGGCCGCGATCCAGCCGGCGGGTTCTCCGGAAACGCCGGTGCGCGTGCGCAACATCGACCAATGCATCGGCGGCGGTCAGTTGAACATCGGCGAGTTCCCGGCCAGCGAGAAGGTGTTCCAGCCTTTCCGCATCACCGCCTATCGCGGCGACCGCGCCTCCGAACCGTCGTCCGACGCCGTCGTCGACACCATTTTCATCGGCCGTTGA
- the pilV gene encoding type IV pilus modification protein PilV yields the protein MRSLSRARAPSRRAVGGFSLIEVLIALLVLAFGLLGLAFLQTLNIRYTQSANHRTTAVNLSHQVIDMMRSNRVVSRQYTALTFNSFPTAPATGGCGRGAAIDFNANMNVWRCEVSSSLPGGQGQVVFNGDLVTVTLRWADDLSQAALGQAQSTYVVTTRL from the coding sequence ATCCGGTCCCTCTCGCGCGCCCGGGCGCCGTCGCGGCGCGCCGTCGGCGGTTTCTCCCTGATCGAGGTGCTGATCGCACTGTTGGTGCTGGCCTTCGGCCTGCTCGGCCTGGCCTTCCTGCAGACGCTCAACATCCGCTACACCCAGAGCGCCAACCACCGCACCACCGCGGTCAACCTGTCGCATCAGGTCATCGACATGATGCGCAGCAACCGCGTGGTCTCGCGCCAGTACACGGCGCTGACCTTCAACAGCTTCCCGACCGCGCCGGCCACCGGCGGCTGCGGCCGCGGCGCGGCGATCGACTTCAACGCCAACATGAACGTGTGGCGCTGCGAAGTCAGCTCCAGCCTGCCGGGCGGGCAGGGGCAGGTGGTGTTCAACGGCGACCTGGTGACCGTGACCCTGCGCTGGGCCGACGACCTCAGCCAGGCCGCCCTGGGCCAGGCCCAATCGACTTACGTGGTGACCACACGGCTATGA